The Treponema phagedenis DNA segment ACCAGTTATGCGGAATAAATACTTCGCCGGTTTTAAACCCTTCTCTTCGGTAAATAACATAATATCCGAGTTTGTGCGGAAAAACCTTTAGAATTGGTGCACTGATATAGTATAAATCAGGAATTGTTTCCTGACTCTGCTCATTTCCGCCGGCTCGCTCCGCCTCTTGTGCCGTAACGGCGCTCGATGAAAAAAATCCTAAAAACAGGATTGAACAGATGAAAAATAAGGATTTATTCATAAAATTCCTCCAATGCATAATAACTGTATAATAAGAGTATATCAAAAGTCAATAAATTCTGCAAGTATTTTTCATACAATGTCGTTAATCAATGATATTTTTAGACAATAATTTTATTCCAATAATATTTTGTAATACCTTTTGCATTCAACGGAAAATCTTGAAAGAGATTTACGCTTTAAAACATCGTTTTGCATTGTTCTGATTTTGACGTCCGGTATGATTTACCATAGGAATGCTTAAATCCGCAAGCCATTATCGTCGATGCCACTATGTATTATGGAAGTTAATTACAAAGCGCCACACTACACTATGTAAAAATAAAGAGTTTATAATAACGGGATATTATGTTCGCTGCATTTGCGAATCATATCATCAGGCCAAACGGAAACTTGCGTTTCACCGATATGTGCTTTTCGTAAAAAGAACATACACAGCCTTGACTGTCCGATTCCTCCGCCGATTGTTTGCGGCAATTTATTATTGAGTAAAAGCGTGTGAAAATATAACGAGCTTCTTTCCAGCGCATTTCTGAAACTCAACTGTGCTTTCATTGTTTCGGGGCTGACTCGAATTCCCATTGAAGAAAGCTCTAAGGATTCTTGCAATACGGGATTCCATACTAAAAGGTCTCCGTTTAAACCGCGCTTTCCCGCTCCTGTTTCCGTAATCCAGTCATCATAGTCCGGCGCCCGTCCGTCATGCGGCTCGCCGTTTGCCAAAGGCGCTCCAATACCGATAATAAAAACCGCTCCATATTCTTCGGCAATTTTATGTTCCCGCTCTTTCGCCGTCAGCTTCGGATAAAGACTGTATAAATCTTCAGCATGAATAAATGTGATTTTTTCAGGAAGTCGCGGCTCAAGGTTTGGATAATTATCATATAAAAAAAACTCAGTGCGCTTCAGACAATAATAAATTTTTTTTACCTCTGTTTTTAGAAATTCAAGCGTTCTATTTTCTTCGGGCATTGAGCATTCCCAATCCCACTGGTCAACATACAAAGAATGAATATTATCAAGCTCTTCATCGGCGCGGATTGCATTCATATCGGTGTAAATACCGAAGCCGGTTTTTAATTTCATCTCGGCAATTTTTACC contains these protein-coding regions:
- the asnA gene encoding aspartate--ammonia ligase, translated to MSKLKLPKNYQPILSIKETEQAIIKIKNFFQISLSTELNLTRVTAPLFIPQGKGLNDDLTGIERPVSFPVKDMNDERLEIVHSLAKWKRVKIAEMKLKTGFGIYTDMNAIRADEELDNIHSLYVDQWDWECSMPEENRTLEFLKTEVKKIYYCLKRTEFFLYDNYPNLEPRLPEKITFIHAEDLYSLYPKLTAKEREHKIAEEYGAVFIIGIGAPLANGEPHDGRAPDYDDWITETGAGKRGLNGDLLVWNPVLQESLELSSMGIRVSPETMKAQLSFRNALERSSLYFHTLLLNNKLPQTIGGGIGQSRLCMFFLRKAHIGETQVSVWPDDMIRKCSEHNIPLL